From the Glandiceps talaboti chromosome 12, keGlaTala1.1, whole genome shotgun sequence genome, one window contains:
- the LOC144443006 gene encoding alpha-N-acetylneuraminide alpha-2,8-sialyltransferase-like, with the protein MPCAQTIFKIAKHRTMLTIFMSVVLLTILLLATITNSYTTNINLTRIPAYFPRFMNVTPAKAFSGETGNKTTVKQLNDSISLSSITREHTEDMDICINVTLKYQPMMKEENINKLTKAIVESLHLPWKQNDSSRDKIRKKLTKVSTIQEQFSLTQQNVKVGTRIKTSINNRPVSITKFVYAYLSKYRRFNITFSTNKQKELFGRKKFNSCSVVGSSGILQGSGCGQQIDIADAVFRFNVPPKEPYTKDAGNKTTINTLNKSIYASRYSSLKTPANKTKFVKDMKAAIQDGFIWMPDFSLPFITSASKTAYSLLRKNGFKMVFMHPNHFRAINNVWKPWGVDKRVSTGFYFISVAIELCDNIQVYGFWPFKNRPDNTTVHYHYYNNMTSNGHDFSHEFLMLFELHQLGVLKLTVEPCKYQK; encoded by the exons ATGCCATGTGCAcagacaattttcaaaatagCAAAACATAGGACTATGTTAACGATATTTATGTCAGTGGTACTCCTAACTATTTTGCTATTGGCTACAATCACCAATTCCTATACAACTAATATTAACCTTACCAGGATACCAGCATACTTTCCAAG ATTCATGAATGTTACACCAGCAAAAGCTTTCAGTGGAGAGACTGGTAATAAAACTACAGTCAAACAACTAAATGATTCCATATCTCTATCAAG TATCACACGTGAACATACAGAGGACATGGATATATGTATCAATGTGACACTAAAATACCAACCTATGATGAAAGaagaaaatatcaacaaattaacAAAAGCTATTGTAGAAAGCTTACATctgccatggaaacaaaatgatTCCAGCAGAGACAAAATACG AAAAAAACTAACGAAGGTGTCCACTATTCAGGAGCAATTCAGCTTAACACAACAGAATGTCAAAGTGGGAACACGGATAAAAACATCTATTAATAACAGACCAGTATCAATAACAAAATTCGTGTACGCCTATCTATCCAAG TACAGGAGATTCAACATTACTTTTTCTACCAATAAACAGAAGGAATTGTTTGGCAGGAAGAAATTTAATTCATGCAGTGTTGTTGGCAGTAGTGGGATTCTACAAGGTAGTGGATGTGGACAACAAATTGACATAGCAGATGCTGTTTTCAG ATTCAATGTTCCACCAAAAGAACCTTACACAAAAGATGCTGGAAATAAGACCACAATCAATACACTGAATAAATCAATCTATGCATCAag GTATAGCTCACTGAAAACACCTGCAAACAAAACCAAATTTGTAAAAGACATGAAAGCAGCAATTCAAGATGGGTTCATTTGGATGCCTGATTTTTCCTTACCTTTTATAACATCCGCAAGTAAAACAGCCTACTCTTTGCTGAGAAAGAATGGTTTCAAAATGGTCTTTATGCATCCTAATCATTTCCGAGCAATCAACAATGTTTGGAAACCTTGGGGAGTTGACAAACGTGTATCAACTG GCTTTTACTTCATCAGTGTGGCGATAGAGCTTTGTGATAACATTCAAGTGTATGGATTTTGGCCTTTCAAGAATAGACCTGACAATACGACAGTTCATTATCACTATTACAATAACATGACATCTAATGGCCATGACTTTTCACATGAGTTCTTAATGCTATTTGAACTTCATCAACTCGGGGTGCTAAAGTTGACAGTTGAACCatgtaaatatcaaaaataG